GACAAAGAGGTTTGCTTTTGTTCATAATAAAAAGCAGTGAATTTTTCAAGCTCCGTAGTCCTCAGCTATAAGAAATCTGCTGAGTGTGTAGTTATGTTTATGGCCATATTGTGCTTCTCTATGTAACATGGGACAACGGGAGCCAATGACAATATGCTGATGTTCATGCTCCTTTGTTTCTGTTCCTGGAGTCTCATGTATTCTGTCAGCATCTAAGAAACTGTAACAGGCTAAATTACTAGTTTGTAAATAATCAAACTCatgaatttagaaaattattaggTCTGATGGGATGGTAAGATTtccttttatatgtaaaaattttaagttgtggAAACCtagtttttatataaaatgtggtgTCATATAAGAACATGGATGAAATAAAAGTGTCAGTATTTTCCTATATTGTAAATATCGTACATGCACTTGTATGAATTGTTGGTATACAGAAGTGtgcatatattacatttatttcccAAGAACATTTCTCAGTTAGTTCTTGAAAACAAAAGGTGAACATTCTGTGGAACTATATTCAAGGACTTACAAATCGTATAAAGAAACAGTTTATCTATTATCCAACATACGTACTCAGGACAAAAGGAAACtttataaaaagtacaaaaatagataaaaaaatacaaatacaacatATTTTGTTTGGAACTTTagagatgtttttttttcttctctttccctcttacCTCAAAAGTTATAAGTACTTTTGAAGCAGCATGTATTGTTgcacttttgattttttgttgtacAGTTAATGAACTTGAGGATGACTGATGATTATCTGGTTGGCCATCccattcttttgtttcttcttctttgattAGTAAAGGTTTTCCTAGGGTTTGGCCAACAAGGTTACAGACTTCTTGAGCTTTGCGCCATGCATTCTCAACAGCAACAAGACAGGCTTGCCGTCTGAGGAATTAAATGCAGAGATTATTAATATGGCATTCACTGAATAGTTTTGTTTAAGCAATTAAtaatttagttaataataataaaaatgtgcttAAACTTACCGAAGATTCTCAACAGAGCCTGGAGTATGATAGAATTGGGGTGGACTGATGACAACAGAGCTATCTAGCTTTTCAACGaggaaattacaaatattttgcaTCTTTCCAAATTCAGTAAATGTAAGGCAAACCTGTAAATGAAATGACACTTGGTATTATTTTCATGTCTAATGTActgtttcaaatttatttttttaaatatgagtaaAAAAAGTAAACCTAGATTATAAGGttcttttatattatataataaaaaagaaagactatttgatacttaaattattttgctattaaaaGACTCTTGCttatgaattttgaaatttatctATATTGacctgaatatttaaaattcatttattcaatttgaATTTCTATGAAATTGGAGGATTTccccttcagttttattttttggctaATTTCTAATCctgataactttttctttttctttaatctaaTCTATGCCATTAGATACTGATAAGCAGCAATTACATCATACTTCACTGCTGCCACTAGTCATTTTCACATCTATTTGCAGAAGCTAATCTATTTGACTATGTTCTGCATTGTATAAGTTGAGGTCATCTCATAATTCTTTGTCTTTACTACTACTACTCTATTAATCATACTATGATCTATGTGGACATCTTTTAAtatcatagtttatttttttagctttataatttcaaatatatataatagtagATTTAAGAATTTGAAGAATTCCCAGACATCAATTACCTAACTTCAAAAATGATCACATCATGGcaccatttatgtatttatttattttaaatacactataaatattttagtgtaaAGTTCTATGACTTTTGATAAATATGCAGAGCTCTGCAACTATAATAATAGACTTGTTTCCCTAAATTCCCTCAAAGAACCCCCTTTATTAAATCAACCCCTACCCCCGGCAACCATTGGTCTGTTGTTCTCTTGTTATACATTGAACTTTTTctgaatgtcatataaatgaaaGCATACAATATGCATCTTTTTGAGACTCACTTCTTCCACTTGGCACAATGCATCTGTGATTCATCCCTATTCTGGCATAATAGTggattaattttttataattttttttagttgtagatggtcaatagttggttaattttatattctgttatatGAATATAAACATAGTTTTTTTGAAAACTCTTTAGTTGTGTCCaatttttggctattataaataaagatgCTGCTTTGTCAAAGTGTTCTAGATCCTTTGAATTTCTACATGTATTTTATAGTCAGTTTGTCAATTTCTATCGGAAAAAAAAAGCCtagctgggattttttttttttttttacactggtAGTTGAACCCAAAGACAGTTTACctctgaaccacattcccagtcctttttatttgagagagggtctcactaagttgcttaggacttcactaagttgctgaggctggcctaaaacttgcaatcctcctgcctcaatctcctgagtcactgggattataggcaagcaccaaGGTGCCTGGCTGCTAGCTggaattttgattagaattgtaATGAATCTATATATAAATCACTTTTGGGAGAACTGATATCTTAATAATATTGAGTCTTTTAAGTCATAAACATGGTTTCTCCATTTACTTCTCCTTGCAGTTCTATCATTTTTGTCTCAAGTATTTTGAAGCTTTGATCTAAGTATTTAGGATTGCATGTCCTCTTGATTAACTCTTTTTTagtattatgaaattattttctttatttgtggtAATATTCTCTCCTTTGAAATCTACTTTGTCTAATATCATTTAGTCACTCTACCTTTCTTTTGATTCGTGGTAGCATGGTCTGTCTTTCCTCATCTTTTAACCAATGTGCCTTCACATTTAAAGTATGCTTCTCTCAGACAGCATATAGAGAGAGTTCACTTTTTTATATAATCTGAAACACTTGCCTTTGAATGAAGGTATTTgggccatttacatttaatatgatTGTTGATATGGTTAAATTTAAACCTCTGATCttactatttatttttgatttgtctctgttcctctttttctcaatttgttttcttttgaattgagtatattttttattaaattctaatttgttatacatgatggcagaatgcaattcatttcatattacaaatatagaaatcaatttttcaagtcactgattgtacacaaagtattttcacaccactcatgtcttcatacatgtacttagggtaatgaagtctaactcattccaccattgttcctacccctttgcccacTCCATTACCCTCCCTCTGGTTTGCCctttctaaagttcctccattcctcccatgctccccaccaaTGCCACTGAGTCAGcattttcatataaaagaaaactttgacctttggttttttgggattggctaacttcacttagcattatattctccaactcctggactgagtatatttttattattctattttatatccTTCATTGGCTTATTAATGATAGTCCTTTTTGctattttaatgtttgttttagggtttacAGGATACATGTTTAACTTATCAAACTCTTCCAAGAAATGTaccatttttatatataagaacTTCAcaatacttatattttttaaagatttatgtaataaaaatatcatatattaaCCATATAGTTAACATTTTCAGTACTCTTCAGTCCTTTATGTAGATTCCTGTTTCCTTCTGGTCTCTTTTCTTCTGTCTAAATGATATCATTTAACATTTCTCACAGTGCACGTATATAGGTAATGAATTATTTCAGCTTACTTAAACACTCTTTAATTGGTCTTagtttttgaaaagtatttttgctggatatagaattctaggttTATAGTTGATTTTCCCTCTTAGTTTGTTAAATATGTTAATTCTACTGCTTCTTCCCTTTCATTGTTTTCAAGGAGAAATCTGTTGCCTTTGTTACTTGgtatataatgaatatttttcccTCTGGCTGTTTTATTACTCACTGGTTTTAAGCAATATGATTATAATGTGCActtgtatatttttgtatttgttgtgGTTAGGGTTGATTATACTTTTTGAATCTGTGGTTTTACAATTCCCCTTAGGTTTGGAAAGTTTTTGGTTCTTATTTCTCCAGATGTATCCTTGTTCTCCATTCTCTCCTCCACTGGgacttaaaattaaatgtatattagGTCACTTGCAAGTTGTCCCTCAATCCATtgattcttttttgtcttttcttactATGTTTTGTTCTAGATGTTCTTATTGCAGTGTCTTCAAATTCACTAAGCTTGGCTGTGTAATGTCAACTTTGATATTAgtcctatatttctttttttcacactATAGTTTTCATCTCTGGAAGTTTAAGACTTTtacctctctcctctcccttacTTAATTTTTGAGTGTATATAAAACAGttctaataactttttaaaaatattctttttaattgttgatgaacctttttatttatttatttatatgtggtgcagagaatcaaacccagtacctcatacatgccagcaagtgctctaccactgagccacaaccccagccctctaatatCTTTCAATGACGTTGCCAATTAATTTTAACATCTGTATCAGTTCTGCAGTGGtttgactttatttttctctttattataaaCTTTATTTCTCTGCTATTTTGCAGGCTAAGAATATAGATTGAATCTATGGGCAAAATTTTATAGAGGCAAATATAAAATCCCAGTTCATTTTGaatcagtaaataaaaaaataagatggaagAAATATGATTTATTGGGAGAAATATGATTCAAAAAGCAGCATGTGAGAAAGACTGTTAATTACTGACCAAGGCTATAAGCTAAATAGAACAAAGTGATGCAAATGCCCAAAAGCTAATTCAGTGTGTTACTAGGAAAAAATATTCTAGAGTGAGGATAATAATCATCTTCCTCTAACATGAATAGTCAAATCACAGCAGGACACTATAGATGTAGATCCTTTAGGATGAAATTGACTAACTCAGGAAAGAGTTTTTCATATAAGAAATGACCAAAGAAAGCGAGGATCTTTACTCCTAGAGAAGACAAATGTAGCATCAATATGATAGTGAGCTTCAGCTATATACttcaagaaaataattagctattttttttccttctggaagAGATACTCTAACAGTAGATAGGTACAGTAAGTCAATTTTGGTATAAGGTTAGAAAATGTTGTTTATTAGATGTCTGAAATGCAATGGGTCTTacgtataaaatatttcaaaagaaaaatgaatagttaAAACAAAGATTGGAAGAGATATGGATGGAAAATGCTCAACATATGGTGTTACTGGAGTCCTAGGCTAGGGTCCTGACTCCAGTGGTCCCCAAAAGACCATGTTTGGCCACTTGTCCCAAACACCAAAGAGAAAAGGTAcatgaaaagcaggaaaggataCTTTAATCAATAAGGCCATGCTGGGAAGGCAAAGTGAGATCCAGCTTCTCAGTCTTCAGAGCACACATGAGTATAGGTTTAAACAGAGGATGGAATGAGGTAGGGGACAAGAGATCTGCATAATTAAGCAGATTTGATTAAACTGTGGTTTAGTTGTTC
This portion of the Marmota flaviventris isolate mMarFla1 chromosome 6, mMarFla1.hap1, whole genome shotgun sequence genome encodes:
- the Irak1bp1 gene encoding interleukin-1 receptor-associated kinase 1-binding protein 1 isoform X2, yielding MSLQRPPPSRVFVELVPWASRGQENNLITGGETRPNVCRPFSSTQAQAATREVHVSGTAEVSASPDRAQVAVRVSSTKEAASEAKKSVGRRLDYIMQCLQQQGLQAENVTVTKDFRRVENAYHMEAEVCLTFTEFGKMQNICNFLVEKLDSSVVISPPQFYHTPGSVENLRRQACLVAVENAWRKAQEVCNLVGQTLGKPLLIKEEETKEWDGQPDNHQSSSSSLTVQQKIKSATIHAASKVLITFEVRGKEKKKKHL